TTACGGTGATCTTTTTTGTCAGTAGATAGTATTTTGCGCCAAATTGCCATGCAACGGACAATTTGACGGGCGTAAAAGTTTTGAAGTAGCGGTAAAACGGACACAGATGATTCCGATTGATGTCGAATGCTTTGCGTAGAGACACTGATACCACTACTATCGTTCCACTTTCTATGACAATAACGACAGCCTGATGCCAAAATTACGCCTGATTGGATTTATGTTACTCGCACTTAGCGCTACTGCCGTGTCACACGCCGAAGAAAAGCGCTATGTCTCTGATGAACTGAACACCTGGGTCCGCAGTGGTCCGGGGGATAATTATCGCCTCGTCGGCACGGTTAACGCGGGCGAAGAAGTCACGTTATTACAAACTGACGCCAATACGAACTACGCGCAGGTCAAAGACAGTACGGGGCGGACAGCCTGGATCCCGATGAAAGAGCTGAACACTACGCCAAGCCTGCGCACCCGCGTGCCGGATCTGGAAAATCAGGTCAAAACGCTGACCGATAAGCTCAACAATATCGACACCACCTGGAATCAACGCACGGCTGACATGCAGCAGAAGGTGTCGCAGAGCGACAGCGTGATCAACGGGCTGAAAGAAGAGAACCAGAAGCTGAAGAACGAGCTGATTGTGGCGCAGAAGAAGGTCAGCGCCGCAAATCTGCAGCTTGATGATAAGCAACGCACCATCATCATGCAGTGGTTTATGTATGGCGGCGGCGTGCTGGGACTCGGCCTGCTTCTTGGTTTGATTCTGCCACATATGATCCCAAGCCGGAAACGCAAAGACCGCTGGATGAACTAAATCGCCTTCTCCGCCGCACTGTCATATGATTAAGGGATTGTATTTCCCTGGAGAGGTGGTGTGGCGTGAAGATTTATCTGGTCGGTGGTGCGGTTCGGGATACGCTGTTAGGGCTACCGGTTAAAGATAAAGATTGGGTGGTGGTTGGCGCGACACCGCAACAAATGCTCGACGCGGGCTACCAACAGGTAGGTCGCGATTTTCCTGTTTTTCTCCATCCGCAAACCCACGAAGAGTATGCCCTTGCGCGTACCGAGCGGAAGTCCGGCTCGGGGTATACCGGATTCACCTGCTATGCCGCGCCGGACGTCACTCTGGAAGACGATCTCCAGCGCCGTGATCTGACCATTAACGCCCTGGCGCAAGATGATGACGGCCAGATCGTCGATCCCTACTACGGACGTCACGATCTGGATAAACGTCTGTTGCGCCATGTCTCACCCGCCTTTAGTGAAGATCCGCTGCGCGTACTGCGCGTAGCGCGCTTTGCCGCTCGCTATGCGCATCTGAGTTTCCGTATTGCTGACGAAACCATGGCGCTGATGCGCGAAATGACGCACGCTGGTGAGCTGGAGCATCTGACGGCAGAACGCGTCTGGAAAGAAACCGAGAACGCGTTAACCACGCGCAACCCGCAGGTCTATTTCCAGGTCTTACGCGACTGCGGCGCGCTGCGCGTGTTGTTTCCGGAAGTCGATGCGCTGTTTGGCGTTCCGGCCCCGGCGAAGTGGCATCCGGAAATCGATACCGGGATTCATACTCTGATGACGCTGTCGATGGCGGCGCTGCTCAGCCCGGCGGTTGACGTGCGTTTCGCCACGCTGTGTCACGACCTCGGCAAAGGTCTGACGCCGCCGGAGCTCTGGCCGCGCCACCACGGGCACGGCCCGGCGGGAGTCAGGCTGGTAGAGCAGTTGTGCCAGCGGCTGCGCGTACCAAATGAAATTCGTGATTTAGCCAAACTGGTGGCGGAGTTCCACGATCTCATCCACACCTTCCCGATACTGCAACCTAAAACCATCGTGAAATTGTTTGATTCGATCGACGCCTGGCGCAAACCGCAGCGCGTGGAGCAGATTGCGCTCACCAGTGAAGCCGACGTACGCGGACGGACGGGGTTTGAAGCCGCGGATTATCCACAGGGACGTTTACTGCGCGAAGCGTGGGAAGTTGCCCAGTCTGTCCCCACCAAAGACGTTGTCGAGGCCGGATTTAAAGGCATTGAGATTCGTGAAGAGCTGACCCGACGCCGGATTGCGGCGCTGGCCCACTGGAAAGAGCGCCGTTTCCCGAAGGCGGTCAGTTAAGGTGTGAATGCCGGATGGCGCTGCGCTTATCCGGCCTATGGTATCGCATCTCAACGCGTAGGCCGGATAAGGCGTTTACGCCGTCATCCGGCATGAAAGATCGGTCAGAAAAACACCACATAAACCGCCGCGGCGACGATGAAGCGATAGATCGCAAACGGAATGAACGAGATCCGCTTAATCAACTGCAGGAAGGTTTTGATGGCAACCAATGCAACCACGAAGGCGGTGACAAAACCCACGGCAAACATTGGAATATCGGCTACCGTCAGGAACGACCAGCTTTTGTAGAGATCCAATGCGGTGGCACCCATCATCATCGGTACCGCCAGCAGGAATGAAAACTCAGACGCGGCGTAACGGCTCACGCCCATCAGCATCCCGCCGGAAATGGTTGCTCCGGAACGAGAGAAACCCGGCCACAACGCCAGACACTGGAAGCAGCCAATCATGAATGCCTGGCGGTAAGTCATATCATCCAGACCCGGCGCGCGCGGTTCTTTCGGCTTCAGACACTCTGCGGCGATCAGCAGTAAACCGCCCACCACCAGCGCATACATCACATTCACCGGGTTAAACAACGATTTGATCGTATCGTGGAAAACCAGCCCCAGCACCACGGCCGGGATCATACCCAACAGAATGTGGATCAGCGTTAAACGGCCTTTACTTTCCCCTTCACGCTGTAGCGGACGACCGAAGTGAATGCCGATCAGACCAAACAGACGCCGCCAGAACATCACCACTACGGCAAGAATAGATCCCAACTGGATCACCACCTCAAACGTCTTTGCCGTATCCCCCTCAAAACCCAACAGATGACCTACGATGATCATGTGCCCGGTACTGGAAACTGGCAAAAATTCCGTCAATCCTTCGACCACACCCAAAATTGCCGCAATCAGCAGCGAGTGCATATCGCTCATCAATAAACCCCTAAATAAAAAATCTACAGTGCAGTCAACGCACATGCAACTTGAAGTATGCCGGGTATAGGACTCTTTTATATCCGTTTGGTTTAACAAATATGAAGATAATTATTTTTCTTTCAGATTATTGCTACGCTCAATGATTACG
The DNA window shown above is from Citrobacter farmeri and carries:
- a CDS encoding TIGR04211 family SH3 domain-containing protein; the protein is MPKLRLIGFMLLALSATAVSHAEEKRYVSDELNTWVRSGPGDNYRLVGTVNAGEEVTLLQTDANTNYAQVKDSTGRTAWIPMKELNTTPSLRTRVPDLENQVKTLTDKLNNIDTTWNQRTADMQQKVSQSDSVINGLKEENQKLKNELIVAQKKVSAANLQLDDKQRTIIMQWFMYGGGVLGLGLLLGLILPHMIPSRKRKDRWMN
- a CDS encoding multifunctional CCA addition/repair protein is translated as MKIYLVGGAVRDTLLGLPVKDKDWVVVGATPQQMLDAGYQQVGRDFPVFLHPQTHEEYALARTERKSGSGYTGFTCYAAPDVTLEDDLQRRDLTINALAQDDDGQIVDPYYGRHDLDKRLLRHVSPAFSEDPLRVLRVARFAARYAHLSFRIADETMALMREMTHAGELEHLTAERVWKETENALTTRNPQVYFQVLRDCGALRVLFPEVDALFGVPAPAKWHPEIDTGIHTLMTLSMAALLSPAVDVRFATLCHDLGKGLTPPELWPRHHGHGPAGVRLVEQLCQRLRVPNEIRDLAKLVAEFHDLIHTFPILQPKTIVKLFDSIDAWRKPQRVEQIALTSEADVRGRTGFEAADYPQGRLLREAWEVAQSVPTKDVVEAGFKGIEIREELTRRRIAALAHWKERRFPKAVS
- the bacA gene encoding undecaprenyl-diphosphate phosphatase codes for the protein MSDMHSLLIAAILGVVEGLTEFLPVSSTGHMIIVGHLLGFEGDTAKTFEVVIQLGSILAVVVMFWRRLFGLIGIHFGRPLQREGESKGRLTLIHILLGMIPAVVLGLVFHDTIKSLFNPVNVMYALVVGGLLLIAAECLKPKEPRAPGLDDMTYRQAFMIGCFQCLALWPGFSRSGATISGGMLMGVSRYAASEFSFLLAVPMMMGATALDLYKSWSFLTVADIPMFAVGFVTAFVVALVAIKTFLQLIKRISFIPFAIYRFIVAAAVYVVFF